One part of the Bacillus sp. FJAT-45350 genome encodes these proteins:
- a CDS encoding CoA transferase subunit A, protein MISKLVSIDKALDAIYDGCSLMYGGFGGIGNPPTLIKGILERNISNLTLIGNDAGFPDIGIGPVIVEKRGKKLITSHIGSNPIAGKLMNAGELEVEFSPQGTLVERIRAGGIGLGGVFVDIGEGTIVEKDKEKIELNGKTYFVEPALTANVSIVYAKKADPFGNLVYDKSARNTNPIVAMAGDITIAEVDEFVELGELNPEEIVTPGIFVDMIVISKGVNWKWVWEKM, encoded by the coding sequence ATGATATCCAAACTTGTCTCTATTGATAAAGCTTTAGATGCTATTTATGATGGATGTTCGTTGATGTACGGTGGATTTGGTGGTATAGGGAATCCACCTACTTTAATAAAGGGAATTCTAGAACGAAATATTTCTAATTTAACGTTAATTGGTAATGATGCTGGGTTTCCTGATATTGGGATAGGGCCAGTTATTGTGGAGAAAAGAGGGAAAAAGCTTATTACATCCCATATTGGATCTAATCCTATTGCAGGAAAGTTAATGAATGCCGGAGAGCTTGAAGTAGAATTTTCTCCTCAAGGTACATTAGTCGAAAGAATTCGTGCGGGAGGAATTGGCCTTGGTGGCGTGTTTGTTGATATTGGAGAAGGAACAATCGTTGAAAAGGATAAAGAGAAAATTGAGCTGAACGGTAAAACATACTTTGTTGAACCTGCGTTAACTGCGAATGTCTCGATTGTATATGCAAAAAAAGCAGATCCATTTGGAAATCTTGTTTACGATAAAAGTGCTCGAAATACAAATCCAATAGTTGCTATGGCTGGTGATATTACAATTGCTGAAGTAGATGAGTTTGTAGAGTTAGGGGAATTAAATCCAGAGGAAATTGTAACGCCAGGTATTTTCGTAGATATGATCGTCATCTCTAAAGGGGTGAACTGGAAATGGGTATGGGAGAAAATGTGA